The following are from one region of the Geoalkalibacter subterraneus genome:
- a CDS encoding chloride channel protein produces the protein MKSQPFYKRIVFNRLRGLSTAFQTRFRISENTFMIAMAVVIGLLSGLCNYVFRVTIEFFEWAIIKQGLDLFGVSFDHWTWGRLLVFIFPVIGGLLMIFFGVFFPRDLKYGFPRFLEIVNLRGAKIPMRTIFTRGAASAITIGTGGSAGQEGPIAQIGGAVGSQFGQAFRVSGDRLKVLVACGVSGGVAATFNAPIAGVFFATEIVLLSSFELSSFTSIVVASGMSTVVSRALLGNIPAFAVPPYALSNHWELVFYLVLGMLVGVLASGFIDIHYRIKEAFDRLRMHRLVKPIFGGLLVGIMGIGFPQVFGNGYHFMERVLHGEGIWYVLAALVLMKALATSVTLGSGLPGGLFAPALYIGAVTGGAFGKVLQMVFPTFGISPGAYALVGMGAFLSAATHAPMTAIFLLFEMTASYEVIIPIMLSCVIGTAISRHFKKDSLDTVELSKAGIDLEAGKERNIMKSLRVGEVMVRDPESVPEHMTLGQFADFIATTRHTNFPLVDQAGRLTGIISVQDFLGAVFEKELMDLVVIKELATLDVITVTEDENLDAAMRRIGYRNIEQLPVVDRDDKRKLVGIISRRDMVSAYNRALMSRTLSEDVL, from the coding sequence GTGAAATCACAGCCTTTTTACAAAAGAATCGTCTTTAACCGCCTGCGCGGCCTGAGCACAGCCTTCCAGACCCGTTTCCGCATCAGCGAAAACACCTTCATGATTGCCATGGCGGTGGTGATCGGGTTGCTGTCGGGGCTATGCAACTATGTTTTTCGCGTCACCATCGAATTTTTCGAGTGGGCGATCATCAAGCAGGGGCTTGATCTGTTCGGCGTGTCCTTCGACCACTGGACCTGGGGACGGCTGCTGGTTTTTATCTTCCCCGTCATCGGCGGTTTGCTGATGATTTTTTTCGGCGTTTTCTTTCCGAGGGACCTCAAATACGGTTTTCCACGCTTTCTGGAAATCGTCAATCTGCGCGGCGCCAAGATCCCCATGCGCACCATTTTTACTCGGGGCGCGGCTTCAGCGATCACCATCGGTACCGGCGGTTCTGCCGGGCAGGAGGGGCCCATCGCCCAGATCGGCGGCGCGGTAGGCAGCCAGTTCGGCCAGGCGTTTCGCGTCAGCGGCGATCGCCTCAAGGTGCTGGTGGCCTGCGGGGTTTCCGGCGGCGTGGCGGCGACGTTCAACGCCCCTATCGCCGGTGTTTTCTTCGCCACCGAAATCGTGCTGCTCTCTTCCTTCGAACTTTCCAGTTTCACCTCCATCGTGGTCGCCAGCGGCATGAGTACCGTGGTGTCGCGTGCGCTGCTCGGTAACATTCCCGCTTTTGCGGTGCCCCCATATGCCCTGAGCAATCATTGGGAGCTGGTTTTTTACCTGGTTCTGGGCATGCTGGTGGGCGTGCTGGCATCGGGTTTTATCGATATCCATTATCGCATCAAGGAGGCCTTTGACCGCCTGCGCATGCACCGACTGGTCAAGCCGATATTCGGTGGCCTGCTGGTAGGGATCATGGGGATCGGTTTTCCCCAGGTGTTCGGCAACGGCTACCATTTCATGGAGCGCGTGCTGCACGGCGAGGGGATCTGGTATGTCCTGGCGGCGCTGGTTCTGATGAAGGCGCTGGCGACTTCCGTCACTCTCGGCTCCGGCCTGCCGGGCGGCCTGTTTGCCCCGGCGCTCTATATCGGTGCGGTGACCGGCGGCGCGTTCGGCAAGGTGCTGCAGATGGTCTTTCCCACCTTTGGTATTTCGCCCGGCGCCTATGCGCTGGTGGGGATGGGGGCTTTTCTGTCGGCGGCGACCCATGCGCCGATGACCGCCATTTTTCTGCTGTTCGAGATGACCGCAAGCTACGAGGTTATCATCCCCATCATGCTGTCCTGCGTGATCGGCACCGCCATCAGCCGTCATTTCAAAAAAGACAGCCTCGATACGGTGGAGCTGTCCAAGGCCGGCATCGACCTGGAGGCGGGCAAGGAGCGCAACATTATGAAATCGCTGCGGGTCGGCGAGGTCATGGTGCGCGACCCCGAATCCGTCCCTGAACACATGACTCTGGGCCAGTTCGCTGATTTCATCGCCACCACCCGTCATACCAATTTCCCGCTGGTAGATCAGGCGGGCAGGCTGACGGGGATCATTTCAGTGCAGGATTTTCTCGGCGCGGTGTTCGAGAAAGAGTTGATGGACCTGGTGGTGATCAAGGAGCTTGCAACCCTCGATGTGATCACCGTGACCGAGGACGAAAACCTCGATGCCGCCATGCGCAGAATCGGCTACCGCAATATCGAGCAGCTGCCGGTGGTGGATCGCGATGACAAGCGCAAGCTGGTGGGGATCATCTCGCGCCGCGATATGGTTTCGGCCTACAACCGGGCGCTTATGTCGCGGACGTTGTCGGAGGATGTTTTGTAG